The Brachyspira hyodysenteriae ATCC 27164 genome includes a window with the following:
- a CDS encoding FMN-binding protein, whose amino-acid sequence MKKEVGYTAVISVTITALLAGFLLSFVYSSFEKDILANNEKTVLNGVKTVIEGADELEGPLTENSTYPYYIGKKADGTVVGYAMLSSAGGYNGENKVLVGLDANVETITAIVVTEQAETPGLGAKITEPAFRDQFKGQSTIVSLSVVKGIKPEEAGDAQIAAISGATISSTSVVNAVNSAKDEAVNLFKNQ is encoded by the coding sequence ATGAAAAAAGAGGTTGGTTATACTGCCGTTATTTCGGTTACTATTACTGCATTGTTGGCTGGTTTTTTACTTTCATTTGTATATTCTTCTTTTGAAAAAGATATTTTAGCTAACAATGAAAAAACAGTACTTAATGGTGTTAAAACTGTTATTGAAGGTGCTGATGAATTGGAAGGTCCTTTAACTGAAAATTCAACTTATCCTTACTATATTGGTAAAAAAGCTGATGGTACTGTTGTTGGTTATGCTATGCTTTCTTCTGCTGGCGGATATAATGGTGAAAATAAAGTGCTTGTTGGTTTAGATGCCAATGTTGAAACTATTACTGCTATAGTAGTTACTGAACAAGCTGAAACTCCTGGACTTGGTGCTAAAATTACTGAGCCTGCTTTTAGAGATCAATTCAAAGGTCAAAGCACAATCGTTTCTTTATCTGTTGTAAAAGGAATTAAACCTGAAGAAGCAGGTGATGCTCAAATTGCTGCTATAAGCGGTGCTACAATTTCTTCTACTTCTGTTGTTAATGCCGTTAATAGTGCTAAAGATGAAGCTGTTAATTTATTTAAAAATCAATAA
- a CDS encoding 3-oxoacyl-ACP synthase III family protein yields MVYIKSCKGTYKNNKTNMAASDLALLSINEVIKDIDPNNIDAILCATVTKDYVYPSTACILAGKIKASNAFCFDIESDFTGFLSALRLAYAFVKSGRYKNILVVAAESFYICDDENRFDDASAAALVTNEKSDIQIDFIDSVTDGNALENCYIPMGGTAKPYTKEGVLNKEHFISIKDNNIFEEEAKKAGVYVKDILSTNNIKPDLYIPSYSSPNAYNAFVDALSVSKDMVYSKMENAHSSLSASSGVAFSMALEDGSIKKNSKVAICSYGSGYTKSVAVISIN; encoded by the coding sequence ATGGTATATATTAAATCTTGTAAAGGCACTTATAAAAATAATAAAACAAATATGGCAGCCTCAGATTTAGCCTTACTATCAATAAATGAAGTAATCAAAGATATAGATCCCAATAATATAGATGCTATTCTATGTGCTACAGTTACTAAAGATTATGTTTATCCTTCTACAGCTTGTATATTGGCAGGAAAAATTAAAGCTTCTAATGCTTTCTGCTTTGATATAGAAAGTGATTTCACAGGCTTCTTATCAGCATTAAGATTGGCTTATGCCTTTGTAAAAAGCGGAAGATATAAAAATATTTTAGTAGTTGCCGCAGAATCTTTTTATATATGCGATGATGAAAATAGATTCGATGATGCAAGTGCTGCTGCTTTAGTAACAAATGAAAAATCAGATATTCAAATAGATTTTATAGATTCAGTAACAGACGGAAACGCATTAGAAAATTGTTATATTCCTATGGGCGGAACAGCTAAACCTTATACTAAAGAGGGCGTACTCAATAAAGAACATTTCATTTCTATAAAAGATAATAATATTTTTGAAGAAGAAGCAAAAAAAGCCGGAGTTTATGTTAAAGATATTTTATCTACTAATAATATAAAACCGGATTTATATATACCTTCCTACTCAAGCCCTAATGCATACAATGCCTTTGTTGATGCTTTATCTGTCAGCAAAGATATGGTATACTCTAAAATGGAAAATGCACACTCATCTTTAAGTGCTTCATCAGGAGTGGCATTCTCTATGGCTTTGGAAGATGGTTCTATAAAGAAAAACAGTAAGGTAGCTATATGCAGTTATGGAAGCGGTTATACCAAATCTGTAGCTGTTATTTCTATAAATTAA
- the trmB gene encoding tRNA (guanosine(46)-N7)-methyltransferase TrmB has protein sequence MRNLNLDESILNEYLLDDFNIEDSSIIGNELEKRLSGYDVRELEIGCGNGKFIVELAMNNKDKYFIGIEYSYKAAKKAVSKAYKRNIKNLTIIFGEANNIIDKYLNGKYYFDKIYLNFPDPWPKKKHAHRRIFTKDFLKKMYPLLKDEGIFYSVTDDDNYALEIMNPIYQEADNFKNILDNDYVHKLEGYGVTLYEEKMRAIGHNIYFFAHSKNI, from the coding sequence TTGAGAAATTTAAATCTTGATGAATCAATATTGAACGAATATTTATTAGATGATTTTAATATAGAAGATAGCTCTATAATAGGAAATGAATTGGAAAAAAGATTATCAGGTTATGATGTAAGAGAATTAGAAATAGGCTGCGGAAATGGAAAATTTATAGTTGAGCTTGCTATGAATAATAAAGACAAATACTTTATAGGTATAGAATATTCATATAAAGCTGCTAAAAAAGCTGTATCAAAAGCGTATAAAAGAAATATAAAAAATCTTACTATTATATTTGGTGAAGCTAATAATATTATAGATAAATATTTAAATGGAAAATATTACTTTGATAAAATATATTTAAACTTTCCAGATCCTTGGCCAAAAAAGAAACATGCCCATAGAAGAATATTTACAAAAGATTTTTTAAAAAAAATGTATCCTTTATTAAAAGATGAAGGAATATTCTATTCTGTAACAGATGATGATAATTATGCATTGGAAATAATGAATCCTATATATCAAGAAGCAGATAATTTTAAAAATATTTTAGATAATGATTATGTTCATAAATTGGAAGGATACGGAGTTACACTTTATGAGGAGAAAATGAGAGCTATTGGGCATAATATATATTTCTTTGCTCATTCCAAAAATATATGA
- a CDS encoding restriction endonuclease has protein sequence MLDSYIYIIFVPISIIILLGIILFFKTVSGSSGIYKPKNIKKKIGELEKKIEINPKDYNSIYELAVIEEQYNMLEKALERYEKLLNVKYFEGEELSIYKKLEEIYNKLDNKEEKLKYTLKIAQIDVNNTYYSIKAATELGREGAYKLATEYFNRVLNNKSDFEIYELKIAAISYFMNKEYRKVISMLEELHKRLNRNISNIEEDYDEMILVEKILISLYIITDEINSARDFTETILSSRTIRNYPEFHFFINRIYLYILYKSDDNEAFINLFNQYSKQYKINEIKKEESIIILDFGFYNYFIKDINSAMSYFEHIRLFNDPEFNIYDLDNIFNYLSEIAKAEVQLKKLREDMQLNNNDKYLKENYEKYVNAQCIESWETSVRLWEESFNSLDSILNLIEIERNVDIEKILLECNINENNATIDTVSSKKVDKIYDISLASFKSICQDIIQKKLLYSAVQEYNEKLIDYDYGDEVNYLAFAVNKSKKDLTLISFKRWRNTEVGELVIRDFMLLINEAGAKNGILVLPLELTNSARSYATHNNKIKVYTRNQFNYMLRDSRI, from the coding sequence ATGTTAGATTCTTACATTTATATAATTTTTGTTCCAATATCTATAATAATATTATTAGGTATTATTCTATTTTTTAAAACCGTATCAGGCAGCAGCGGAATATATAAACCAAAAAACATAAAAAAGAAAATAGGAGAACTTGAGAAAAAAATAGAAATAAATCCTAAAGATTATAATTCTATATATGAATTAGCTGTAATAGAAGAACAGTATAACATGCTTGAAAAGGCTTTAGAGAGATATGAAAAATTACTTAATGTTAAATATTTTGAAGGTGAAGAATTAAGCATATATAAAAAGCTTGAAGAAATATACAATAAATTAGACAATAAAGAAGAAAAATTAAAATACACTTTGAAAATAGCACAAATAGATGTTAATAACACATACTATTCTATAAAAGCAGCTACTGAACTAGGAAGAGAGGGTGCTTATAAATTAGCAACTGAATATTTCAACAGAGTTTTGAACAATAAAAGTGATTTTGAAATATATGAACTTAAAATAGCTGCTATATCATATTTCATGAATAAAGAATATAGAAAAGTTATAAGCATGTTAGAAGAACTTCATAAAAGATTAAATAGAAATATAAGTAATATTGAAGAAGACTATGATGAAATGATATTAGTAGAAAAAATACTTATATCATTGTACATTATAACAGATGAAATAAATAGTGCTAGAGATTTCACAGAAACAATATTATCATCAAGAACAATTAGAAATTATCCTGAATTTCATTTCTTTATAAATAGAATATATTTATATATATTATATAAATCTGATGACAATGAAGCATTTATAAATTTATTCAATCAATATTCAAAGCAGTATAAAATAAATGAAATAAAAAAAGAAGAAAGTATTATTATTTTAGATTTTGGCTTTTATAATTATTTTATAAAAGATATTAATAGTGCTATGAGCTATTTTGAACATATAAGATTATTTAATGATCCGGAATTTAACATATATGATTTGGATAATATATTTAATTATTTATCTGAAATTGCAAAAGCTGAAGTACAATTAAAGAAATTAAGAGAAGACATGCAGCTAAACAACAACGATAAATATCTAAAAGAAAATTATGAAAAATATGTAAATGCTCAATGTATAGAATCTTGGGAAACCTCTGTAAGATTATGGGAAGAATCTTTTAATAGTTTAGATAGTATATTAAATTTAATAGAAATAGAAAGAAATGTAGATATTGAAAAAATATTATTAGAATGCAACATAAATGAAAACAATGCTACTATAGACACAGTAAGCAGTAAAAAAGTAGATAAAATATATGATATAAGTTTGGCATCTTTCAAGAGCATATGTCAGGATATAATACAGAAAAAACTTTTATATTCAGCTGTACAGGAGTATAATGAAAAATTAATAGATTATGATTACGGAGATGAAGTTAATTATTTAGCATTTGCTGTAAATAAAAGTAAAAAAGATTTAACATTAATATCTTTCAAACGTTGGAGAAATACAGAAGTAGGAGAACTTGTAATCAGAGACTTTATGCTTCTTATTAATGAAGCTGGAGCAAAAAATGGAATACTAGTTTTACCGCTTGAACTAACAAATAGTGCAAGAAGTTATGCCACTCATAATAATAAAATTAAGGTTTACACAAGAAATCAATTTAATTATATGCTTAGAGACAGCAGAATATAA
- the rsxC gene encoding electron transport complex subunit RsxC, whose amino-acid sequence MNLGRFRFGGVHPHDSKDTADISSSALSNAPKTVLISMAQHIGAPAKILKNKGDKIERGELIGEAGGYVSGNVHSSVTGTVASVEIAPPPLGRGANALLINVDSNADNLAYFESSDYMSMSAEEMSKKIQQAGIVGMGGATFPTHVKVDGAAKGNADTLIINGVECEPYITSDYRLMIEYAQDLFKGIDILRKIVPSVKRTIIGIENNKPKAIEEMAKIGKEHNVEVMALRLRYPQGAEKMLIEATTGRIVPVSKLPMDVGVIVVNIATLYAIYEAVAKNKPLMERLVTISGDAIKEHKNVWLPLGTPISHVVEECGGITAENVLILSGGPMMGAAIPNLEQCVNKGTNSLLFLDKDKLAKEVEYPCIKCGRCGNACPLHLSPTELAHTAKAKIKDKLNDLDIATCFECGCCTYICPSKIPLVQWIRFGKDLLRR is encoded by the coding sequence ATGAACTTAGGTAGATTTCGTTTTGGCGGAGTTCATCCGCATGACAGCAAGGATACAGCCGATATCTCTTCATCAGCTCTATCAAATGCCCCTAAAACCGTCCTAATATCTATGGCTCAGCACATTGGTGCTCCAGCTAAAATTTTAAAAAACAAAGGCGATAAAATTGAAAGAGGCGAACTTATTGGAGAGGCAGGCGGTTATGTATCAGGTAATGTTCATTCTTCTGTTACAGGAACAGTTGCATCTGTAGAAATTGCTCCACCTCCTTTGGGAAGGGGAGCTAATGCTTTGCTTATCAATGTAGATAGCAATGCTGACAACTTGGCTTATTTTGAAAGTTCTGATTATATGTCCATGTCGGCAGAAGAAATGTCCAAAAAAATACAGCAAGCCGGTATAGTTGGTATGGGTGGTGCTACTTTCCCTACTCATGTTAAGGTTGATGGCGCAGCTAAAGGAAATGCTGATACCTTAATCATTAATGGTGTAGAGTGCGAACCTTACATCACTAGCGACTACAGACTTATGATCGAGTATGCTCAAGACCTTTTCAAAGGTATTGATATCTTAAGAAAGATCGTACCTTCTGTAAAAAGAACTATTATCGGAATAGAAAATAACAAGCCTAAAGCAATAGAAGAAATGGCTAAAATAGGAAAAGAGCATAATGTTGAAGTTATGGCTTTAAGACTTCGTTATCCTCAGGGTGCTGAAAAAATGCTTATAGAAGCTACTACAGGAAGAATAGTACCTGTAAGTAAGCTGCCTATGGATGTTGGTGTTATAGTTGTTAATATTGCTACTCTATATGCCATATATGAAGCTGTTGCTAAAAATAAGCCTCTTATGGAAAGACTTGTTACAATATCAGGAGATGCTATAAAAGAACATAAAAATGTATGGCTTCCTTTAGGTACTCCTATTTCGCATGTTGTTGAAGAATGCGGCGGAATTACTGCTGAAAATGTACTTATACTTTCCGGCGGTCCTATGATGGGTGCTGCTATCCCTAATCTTGAACAATGTGTTAACAAAGGTACTAACTCACTTCTATTCTTGGATAAAGATAAATTAGCTAAAGAAGTTGAATATCCTTGTATTAAATGCGGAAGATGCGGTAATGCTTGTCCGCTTCATTTATCTCCTACTGAGCTTGCTCATACTGCAAAAGCTAAAATCAAAGATAAATTGAATGATTTAGATATAGCAACTTGTTTTGAATGCGGCTGCTGTACTTATATATGTCCTTCAAAAATTCCTTTGGTTCAGTGGATTAGATTTGGTAAAGATTTATTAAGAAGATAG
- a CDS encoding coiled-coil domain-containing protein, producing MKEFTILEEKLKDFLDEYQLISFDNKELHQVIEQLKSEKEELINTLKNVKDSFNLLKEEKTILEADKRNVTDNYNSIKEDKDNLIKQLEATRIERDTLKSNLENTEKDSVTLIEENDNLKKELEKAIRAIDSLSKENNELKEKLGILIERIDSVRKSSFESKKSHHSAMIHNADNTVYSDAAVNDNVIASEEKVIEEKIAEEKAVEEKISKEIKEEAKSLGDEFEINDEDPFSSENSSSDEYEEYKSENNINNKSSEVKEIKEVSNVKVTEDEDPFSNASDASWDNDIKDEEKENKSSEAVEENIEEDDNTKSNKEDNYEFDINEDDQYMFGDDEDEEFFFDNESK from the coding sequence TTGAAAGAATTCACAATTTTAGAAGAAAAATTGAAAGATTTTTTAGATGAATATCAATTAATTTCATTCGATAATAAAGAATTGCATCAAGTTATAGAACAGCTTAAATCAGAAAAAGAAGAATTAATAAATACTTTGAAAAATGTAAAAGATAGTTTTAATCTCCTAAAAGAAGAAAAAACTATACTTGAGGCTGATAAAAGAAATGTTACAGATAATTATAATTCTATAAAAGAAGATAAAGATAATTTAATAAAACAATTAGAAGCTACTAGAATAGAAAGAGATACTCTTAAATCTAATTTGGAAAATACAGAGAAAGATTCTGTAACATTAATAGAAGAAAATGATAATCTTAAAAAAGAATTGGAAAAAGCAATAAGAGCTATAGATTCTCTAAGTAAAGAAAATAATGAGCTTAAAGAGAAATTAGGTATTTTAATAGAAAGAATAGATAGTGTCAGAAAATCTAGTTTTGAGTCTAAAAAATCTCATCATTCAGCTATGATTCATAATGCAGATAATACAGTTTATAGTGATGCTGCTGTTAATGATAATGTAATTGCTTCTGAAGAAAAAGTTATTGAGGAAAAAATTGCAGAAGAAAAAGCTGTTGAAGAAAAGATAAGTAAAGAAATCAAAGAAGAAGCAAAGAGTTTGGGAGACGAATTCGAAATTAATGATGAAGATCCTTTCAGCAGTGAGAACTCATCTAGTGATGAATATGAAGAATATAAATCTGAAAATAATATTAATAATAAAAGCAGCGAAGTAAAGGAAATAAAAGAAGTTTCAAATGTCAAAGTTACTGAAGATGAGGATCCTTTCAGTAATGCTTCTGATGCTAGTTGGGATAATGATATAAAGGACGAAGAAAAAGAAAATAAAAGCAGTGAAGCAGTAGAAGAAAATATTGAAGAAGATGATAATACAAAAAGTAATAAAGAAGATAATTATGAATTTGATATAAATGAAGATGATCAGTATATGTTCGGCGATGATGAAGATGAAGAATTTTTCTTTGATAATGAATCGAAATAA
- a CDS encoding RnfABCDGE type electron transport complex subunit D has product MKFYTESSPHIKDGDTTNKIMLRVIIALLPAVIYSIVLFGAKVIVLYLAAIITCILSTVIVKKVRKKPLLPDYAVIVTAILLVMTLPPSSTITMVVIGSVIAIVFAKEVFGGLGSNIFNPALVGRAFLQVAFPAQMTIYAAPTRVPFLDLFAPGLHNLVNTVTGGTQSIDMMNALTQSTPLTFMKFTYNANISTSLAEQIGFESHYYLQMLLGSTSGAIGETSFLLLLIGGIYLLVTKTIDWRIPLGMCLSLMFVSLLLCLGMPGKFPSPIYQVLAGGFGLGAFFMATDMVTCPSSHLGAWIYALLIGAVLAILRAFGSSPEYMMYSILIGNMFMPLIAMLTRPMPVGKKELLAINKANAQKEGGK; this is encoded by the coding sequence ATGAAATTTTATACAGAATCATCTCCGCACATAAAAGACGGAGATACTACAAATAAGATAATGTTAAGAGTTATTATAGCTCTTTTACCTGCTGTTATATATAGTATCGTACTATTTGGTGCTAAGGTTATAGTTTTATACTTGGCTGCCATTATTACTTGTATACTTTCTACTGTAATAGTAAAAAAAGTAAGAAAAAAACCTTTGTTGCCTGATTATGCTGTTATTGTTACTGCTATACTTCTAGTTATGACTCTTCCTCCTTCTTCAACTATAACTATGGTTGTTATAGGAAGTGTTATTGCTATAGTATTCGCTAAAGAGGTTTTCGGAGGTTTGGGTTCTAACATATTCAACCCTGCTTTAGTTGGAAGAGCTTTCTTACAAGTAGCTTTCCCTGCTCAGATGACTATATATGCTGCTCCTACAAGAGTGCCTTTCTTGGATTTATTCGCTCCAGGACTTCATAATTTAGTAAATACTGTTACAGGCGGTACTCAGTCTATAGATATGATGAATGCTTTGACTCAGTCTACTCCTTTAACTTTTATGAAATTCACTTACAATGCTAATATAAGCACTTCATTAGCAGAACAAATAGGGTTTGAATCACATTATTATCTTCAAATGTTATTAGGTAGTACTTCAGGTGCTATAGGTGAAACTTCATTCTTACTTCTTTTAATAGGCGGAATATACTTGCTTGTTACTAAGACTATAGATTGGAGAATACCTTTGGGTATGTGTTTATCTTTAATGTTTGTAAGTCTTTTACTTTGTTTAGGAATGCCTGGAAAATTCCCTTCTCCTATATATCAAGTATTAGCAGGTGGTTTCGGTTTAGGTGCTTTCTTTATGGCTACTGATATGGTTACTTGCCCTTCAAGTCATTTAGGTGCTTGGATATATGCTCTTTTAATAGGTGCTGTACTTGCTATATTAAGAGCTTTCGGTTCTTCTCCAGAGTATATGATGTATTCAATACTTATAGGTAATATGTTTATGCCTTTAATTGCTATGCTTACTCGTCCTATGCCTGTTGGTAAAAAAGAGCTTCTTGCTATTAATAAAGCTAATGCTCAGAAAGAAGGAGGTAAATAA
- the rpmF gene encoding 50S ribosomal protein L32 → MAVPKHRKSKAKKRSRQAANDKRFLGSLSICPQCGAERMPHRICPECGFYKDRVIKAPKTQNAG, encoded by the coding sequence ATGGCAGTACCAAAGCATAGAAAATCGAAAGCAAAAAAAAGATCAAGACAAGCAGCTAATGATAAAAGATTTTTAGGTTCTTTATCAATCTGTCCACAATGCGGAGCAGAAAGAATGCCTCATAGAATCTGTCCAGAATGCGGTTTTTATAAAGACAGAGTAATAAAAGCTCCAAAAACTCAAAATGCAGGTTAA
- a CDS encoding ABC transporter substrate-binding protein — protein sequence MTMINQLKIILLILTLFAVSCSNEESSKNTTIVSIIKEKNTRRYNAIEKGLLDQIHSDKMDVQINFYTLGNDDLSTIKTANNVRDDNSSIAIVIGENATLLSMNIIVPQTIVFAGCFDDLSLSNIARNRIQNNNITGVYINLDITKYVKIISEKEVNSIGYLYTKNSEMSANISKYIMKYCSNENMTYYPLVIGENLNTLDIENTLKSRNIDYLILANEEYINNNIYSINHLCDKYSIPLINTDISDAINTAILFSLDFNYYYMGRQLALLLNDVINNNGKTEGLNFVRLSDSYKILLNEDIAKEYNIKFTEEILDKSSLLIKDGQLIKK from the coding sequence ATGACAATGATTAATCAATTAAAAATTATATTGCTAATATTAACTCTTTTTGCAGTTTCATGCAGCAATGAAGAAAGTTCAAAAAATACCACTATTGTAAGCATAATAAAAGAAAAAAATACAAGAAGATACAATGCTATAGAAAAAGGTCTTTTGGATCAAATACATTCAGATAAAATGGATGTTCAGATTAATTTTTATACATTAGGTAATGATGATTTATCAACTATAAAAACTGCTAATAATGTACGTGATGATAATTCAAGTATAGCTATAGTTATAGGCGAAAATGCAACTTTACTATCTATGAATATAATAGTTCCTCAAACAATAGTGTTTGCAGGATGTTTTGATGACTTATCTTTAAGTAATATAGCCAGAAATAGAATACAAAACAATAATATAACTGGTGTTTATATAAATTTGGATATTACCAAATATGTAAAAATAATTTCTGAAAAAGAAGTTAATAGTATAGGCTATCTTTATACAAAAAATTCTGAAATGTCAGCTAATATCTCTAAATATATAATGAAATATTGCAGTAATGAGAATATGACATATTATCCTTTAGTAATAGGAGAAAATTTAAATACTCTTGATATAGAAAATACCTTAAAATCTAGAAATATAGACTATTTAATTCTTGCAAATGAAGAATATATAAATAACAATATATATTCTATAAACCATTTATGCGATAAGTATTCTATACCATTGATAAATACAGATATATCAGATGCAATAAACACAGCAATATTATTCTCTCTAGACTTTAATTATTATTATATGGGCAGACAATTAGCATTACTTCTTAATGATGTAATAAATAATAATGGAAAAACAGAAGGACTTAATTTTGTACGGTTATCAGATTCATATAAAATTCTGCTTAATGAAGACATTGCTAAGGAATATAATATAAAGTTTACAGAAGAAATACTGGATAAAAGTTCATTATTAATCAAAGATGGTCAGCTAATAAAAAAATAG
- the plsX gene encoding phosphate acyltransferase PlsX has translation MNLAIDVASGEKPLEELVSGAISALQENKDINLILVGNEKNISKAISKTKYDHNRIDIRHTDEIIDMNESPANGIKHKKNASVLLAARLVREKEADGFFSPGNTGATLAAALTEIGRLKGVMRPPLISTLPKLNGEFCMLDMGANVDCTTDYIVQFAVMGRVFAKRYLKIDNPRVGLLNIGEEDSKGNANTKKSFERLQKMKKINFIGNIEPNDMLKSDSVDVVVADGFDGNIVLKTIEGTASFVVNLLKEEVKKNPVSVMGGLMMKPVFNNLKSKMSSDSYGSAILLGLNGGAFVGHGKTSGVGMKNAVLNMYKFLDAKINEKIAKELYDSGAKRRIF, from the coding sequence ATGAACTTAGCCATAGATGTAGCCAGCGGAGAGAAACCTCTCGAAGAATTAGTGTCAGGTGCTATTAGTGCCCTACAAGAAAATAAAGATATTAATTTAATTTTAGTAGGCAATGAAAAAAATATATCAAAAGCCATATCTAAAACTAAATATGATCATAATCGTATAGATATTAGACATACAGATGAGATAATAGATATGAATGAAAGCCCTGCTAATGGTATAAAACATAAGAAGAATGCTTCAGTTTTATTGGCCGCACGTTTGGTTAGGGAAAAAGAAGCCGATGGTTTCTTCTCGCCTGGAAATACAGGAGCTACTTTGGCAGCAGCTCTTACAGAGATAGGACGTTTAAAAGGTGTTATGCGTCCGCCTCTTATATCCACACTTCCAAAATTAAATGGCGAGTTCTGTATGTTGGATATGGGTGCCAATGTAGATTGTACCACAGATTATATAGTTCAATTTGCAGTTATGGGCAGAGTATTTGCCAAAAGATACTTAAAAATAGATAATCCTAGAGTAGGACTCCTTAATATAGGAGAAGAAGACTCTAAAGGAAATGCTAATACCAAAAAATCATTTGAACGTCTCCAAAAAATGAAAAAAATCAATTTTATAGGCAACATAGAACCTAACGATATGTTAAAATCAGATTCTGTTGATGTAGTTGTAGCTGACGGATTTGACGGCAACATAGTATTAAAAACAATAGAAGGAACAGCTTCTTTTGTTGTTAATCTATTAAAAGAAGAAGTAAAAAAGAATCCTGTTAGTGTAATGGGCGGACTTATGATGAAACCTGTATTCAATAATTTAAAATCAAAAATGAGTTCCGATTCTTATGGTTCTGCTATATTATTAGGCTTAAATGGCGGAGCTTTTGTAGGTCATGGTAAAACTAGCGGCGTTGGTATGAAAAATGCCGTATTAAATATGTACAAATTTCTAGATGCCAAAATAAACGAAAAAATAGCTAAAGAACTTTATGATTCAGGAGCTAAAAGAAGAATTTTTTAA
- a CDS encoding cell division protein ZapA, which yields MDNVTIVEVNIYGRMLSIKSQDGNAEYLKEVAEFVNESMNDIAEHYGPNYPRDTIAILACLNIADLLKREMANSKAGKDTLQALKESIASRSNELIRLIDETKESKDTNKENE from the coding sequence ATGGATAATGTTACTATTGTAGAAGTTAATATATACGGCAGAATGCTAAGCATAAAATCTCAGGACGGTAATGCTGAATATTTAAAAGAGGTTGCCGAATTTGTTAATGAAAGCATGAATGATATAGCAGAACATTATGGTCCTAATTATCCTAGAGATACTATAGCCATACTCGCTTGTCTTAATATAGCAGATCTTTTAAAAAGAGAAATGGCTAATAGTAAAGCTGGAAAAGATACATTACAGGCCTTAAAAGAGAGCATAGCTTCCAGATCAAATGAACTTATAAGACTTATAGATGAGACTAAAGAGTCTAAAGATACTAACAAAGAAAATGAATAA